The region AAGACTTGGTGGAAGAAACCATCAGTGCCTTGGCATGCTCGCCAAACACATGATGAATCGCCTTGGTCTCCACGCCGTCGTTAGCGGCGGTCCCGGTCCCATGGGCGTTGATATAGCCCACCGCCTCGGGAGCAAGGCCGGCATCGTCAAGCGCGGCCTGCATGGCGCGGCCCGCCCCCTCCATGGAGGGACTAAGCAGGTCGCCGGCATCGGCGCTCATGCCAAAGCCCACGACCTCGGCAAGAATCGTGGCGCCTCGCGCTTGGGCGGCCTCCAGGGTCTCCAACACAAAGACACCGGCCCCTTCGCCCAGGACCATACCGCTGCGGTCCTTGCAGAAGGGACGACAGGTGTCCTTAGCAACCACGCGCAAGGCCTCCCAGGACTTGACGCAGCCCATGGAGATGGGCGCCTCGGCGCCGCCCACCACGGCGATGTCGGCAAGACCGCCGCGCACCATGTGGAAGCCGAGACCGATGGCATGGGTGGCGGTTGCGCAGGCGCTCGACACCCCAAACGAGGGCCCCTGAAGCCCGAGGTCCATGCTCACCTGACTGACGGCAGCACTGCTCATGTAGCGCGGCACCGTAAAGGGCGGCACCCGGTGCTTGCCCTCTTCATAGAGGCGGCGGAACCCTTCCTCGATGGTCAGTTGCCCGCCGGCGCCGGAGCCGATGATGCACGCGGCCCGCACCGCCGTTTGCGGCGTCAGCGTCAGGCCACTCATGGCCCAGGCCTCGCGCCCGGCCAACACGGCAAACTGGGAGAAGCGATCGAGAACGGTCAACTCGGTGCTGGTGAAGCGTTCCTCGGGGACGAACCCCTTGACCTCGGCGGCGGTGCGGATGGTCAAGCGCTCGGTGCCGATGGTCTCGATGGGCCCGATGCCCCCGCGGGCCTCGGCCAAGGCCGCCTGAAAGGCCGGCACCGAAGCGCCGATGGCGGAGACCACGCCCATCCCCGTTACGACAACACGGCGCATGCCCTTCTCCCCTCTTTCCTGCAAAAAGCTGTCTTTGGCTTGGTGCTAATCGCGCGCGGCGACCAGGGCCTCAACGGCGGCAACAATGTCGCCGAGGGTCTTGAAGTCTTGATCCTGGGTATTGGCGTTATACGGGACCTCGATATCGAAGGTTTCCTCAACCGCAAAAACGATCTCGACAAAATCGAGAGAGGAAATGCTGAGGTCTCCCAGGCGAGCATCCCGGCTCAGACGGTCGCGCTCCACCGCCGTCTTTTCGACGATAATATCGTAGATCTTGTTTTCAATGTCACTCATGGCTCGACCGGACCCATCCAGGGGTTGAGAGAAGGAAGATCACGTGGGGGAGGGACAAGCCCGCCCCCGCTTTTTCAGCTCGGCCACATCCTTGAACAAGGTCTTCAACCGGCGCGTCAGCATATAGGTTTCGACCATCTGTTCCTTGGGCACGGCGGGATAGCCGAGCCAGACGCTTTTCGGAGGAACATGACCACTCACCCCCGAGCGCGCGCCGATCACCGCAAAATCACCAATCCGGGCATGGTCGGCCACCCCGACACCGCCCGCGAGCACCACGCCGTTGCCAATGACCGCCGAGCCGGCAATCCCCACCTGCCCGCACAGCAGGCACGAGCGTCCGACCTCGACGTTGTGGCCAATCATGACGAGGTTGTCGATCTTGGTACCGGCGCCGATGCGGGTGTCGGCGAGGGTGCCCCGGTCGATGCAGGTGTTGGCGCCGATCTCGACGTCATCGCCCACCACCACGGCGCCCAGGGAGTGGATGCGCACCAGGGCTTGGTTTTCCCCGGCCACTTTCCCGGAGGCCTTGGCGCTCTCCACGGTGCCCGGTTCAGGCGTCACAAAGCTGAAGCCATCGGCCCCTAGACAGACGTTGGCGTGAAGGATGGCGCGATCGCCCACCACCACACGCTCGCCAATCCGCACGCCAGGATACAGCAGGCAGTCCGCCCCCAGGCGGGCCCCGGCGCCGATGCTGACGTGGCTCTGAATGCGGCAGCCGCGACCAAGGCGCGCGCCAGCCCCAACGACCACAAAGGCCCCGAGGGCAACGTCCTCGCCAATCTCGGCGCTTGGATCGACCACGGCGGTGGGATGAAGGCCCGGCGCCAACGATGGCGCCTGGGCAAAGGCGGTGGTCAGGTGATGCAAGGCGTAGCGGGGCCGGCCCACACTCACCCATGCGTCAAGAACGCCGTCCGGGACCTGAGCGCCGGTTGCCACCAAGCCGACCCGGGCGGCACTGCCCGCAAGACGCTCCACCAGCTCGGGCTGCATGGCCACGGCCAGATCGCCCGCTCCGGCGTGATCGGGATGGGCCGGACGCTCGAAGTCAAGATCGCCGTCCCCGTGGACCTGACCATCGAGGAGGTGGGCCAGCGCCGAAAGTTTCATGGAAGAAGGTCGCTCCCGTTGGACACCTGAGAGGCGGGGGCCCCCTCGCCTCGCCGTTTCGGGATCTGGAGGGGGCCCCGGCCAGGGGCGCACCATACCGGCTCCCCTGCCTTAATGCAATCGCCCGTGCCGACCCAAGACTTAAGGAGCGATCACGGCCAGGATCAGCGGCAGAACCACCGCAGCGGCGGCGGTTTGTCCGGTGATGATCGCCGCCATCATCGGGGCATCCCCGCCCATCTGGCGCGCCAACACATAGGCCGAGGCCGAGCAGGGCAAGGCCGCATACAGCACCGCCACCGCCAGGACCGCCCCCTCCAGCCCCAAAGCCCACCCGGCGGCCCCCACCACCGCCGGGGTCAGCAGCATTTTGACAGCGGACGACAGCCCCAGCGGCACCAGGGCGCCCCCCAGGGCCCGCACACTCAAGCCCGCCCCCACCGCCAGCAACCCAAGCGGCAAGGCGGCGCTAGCCAGCATCTGCAAAAAGCCACCCACCACGGGGGGCAGCCGGGTTTGCGTCACCTGAAGGGCGAGCCCCACCACGCAGCCCAAGATCAAGGGATTGGTGGCCAGCCCGCGCAGGAACCCGCGAAGGGTGGCGCGCTGGCCCCGGCCAAAGCGCACCATGCAGCTCACGGCCAACACATTGACGAGCGGCACCACCACGGCGATGCACAGAGCGGTCAGGGTCACGCCCTGAGGACCGAACAAGGCCGCCGCCACCGCGAGGCCGATATAGGTGTTCGGACGGATCGCCCCTTGGAACACGCTGGTGAACCCCGGATCCTCCATCCCCCGGCGCGCCAGCCACGGCCGGCAGGCCAAAAGGACGGCGGCGCCCACCCCGACCCCCAGGGCCTCCAGGACGGCCAACCGCTCCCAGGGCACGCCGTCCAAGGAGGCGTTGGCAAGATTGGCCACCAGGAGCGCCGGGAAGGTCACATAGTAGGTCAAGGCTTCGGCCGGTGCCCAGAAGGTGTCGGGAATCAGCCGCAGGCGCCGCAGGCCCGTCCCCAGAAGGATGACGAGAAAGACGGCGACGATCGCGCTCAGAGAGGGTGTCATGATCCTCGGCTTTTACCCCTGCCCCCGGCCAGGGGCAAGACCCGCTAGGATAGAAAGGCTGGGGAGGCGGGGCTTCCCCAGACCCCTCCGATCCTGGAGCAGGACTCACGACAAGGTTTGCAACAAGTCCAGCTCGTCTGGCACCAGGGCCTCATCGACAAAGCGGGCCTTGATGACCAGCACCTCGTCCCACGCCGCGAGAAAGGCATCGACACACAAAGGGTCAAAGTGAGAGCCCCGGCCCTCCACCAGGAACTGGCGGGCTTGGTCCAAGCGCCAGGCCCGCTTGTAGGGCCGTTCGTTGGTCAGGGCGTCGAACACATCGGCCACGGCGACGATGCGCCCGGGCAAGGACAGCGCCTCCCCGCTCACGCCGTAGGGGTAGCCCGTGCCATCCACCTTCTCATGGTGGGTCAGGGCAATTTCGGCCCCCAACTGGATCAGGTCAGACTCACTCCCGCTCAAGATGGCGTGGCCGATGGTGGTGTGATTCTTCATCACCGTGAACTCATCGGCAGTCAGGCGGCCGGGCTTGAGCAAGATGGCGTCGGGCACCCCCAGCTTGCCCACGTCGTGCATGGGCGAGGCCCGCAAGATCAAATCGCAAAAGCCCTCGGGTAGGCCGAGATGGCGGGCAATCAGATGCGAATAGCTGGCCATGCGCTGGATATGGCCACCGGTTTCGGGATCGCGGAACTCGGCCGCCCGGGTCAGGCGGATAATCAACTCGTGCTCGCGGTTGGAAATCTTGCGCGTCGCCAGATCCACCTCGTGGGCCAGATGGTGGTTCCAGTCCACTTGCCGCAGGTGGGAACGGCGCAGGGCCAGAAGGTTGGTCAAACGCACCCGCATTTCCGTCGCATCCACCGGCTTGGCCAGAAAGTCGGTGGCCCCTCGCTCCAGGGCTTGGTGGCGGACCGAGCGCTCGCCCGCGGCGGTGATCATGACAATGGGCACGTCGCGCCCCTCGGGATGGCGGCGCACCCGGCTCAGGAACTCCAGGCCGTCCATGCCGGGCATGAGGTAATCCAGGACGATCAGGTCGGGCATGCGCGCACGACACGCCTCTAAGGCAACCAGCGGATCAGTCTCGCAGACGATCTCGATCTCCTGGCCGGTCCGTTGGGCGATGCTTTTATAGATGATGAGGTTGGTTTCATCATCATCCAGAAGAAGAACCCGCATTGGTATCCCCTTGATTACGCGCGGCCCCGGCTGCCGCCAGACGGGGAAAGGCTGGGGAGGACGGCCTCCCCCGACCCCTTATTCCCTGGCCCCCTGCCTTACTCTGGCGCCAGCCCCATGGAAGCACGATAGAGGGCTTTTTGCGAGGCTCGACCGTAGCGCTCGGTAATGCCTTCCCAGGCCAGGGCGACGGCATCGAGGGCCGGCTTCACCGCGATCTCGCCAGCCAACACCCGGACCATCTGGGCCTCGAAAGCATCGGTATATTCCTTAAAGCCAGGCAATCGAAGATCGAGCGCGGCGTTGGGAGAATCGAGACTGGTCTTGATTACCCCCAGGTATTCAGCCGCCGCGCGCCGCGAAAAGACCCGGGTCCAGGCGTCAATTTCGGCGAAATGACTGTAGCGATAGGGATTGATGCCCGTTCCTCCGTCCAGGACATCTTCCAGGCTGTTGGCCACGCTGGAAAACCACAAGATGAAGTCCCAAGCGGCCTCCGGGTGGGGAGCATTGCGGGGCACGGCGGCGACCCAACCGCCAAAGGCCAGATACGGCACGCGCCGCCCGCGCGGCACATCGATCCACTGGCTCAGACGGGGATTCCAGACCTGGGCGGCCCCGGGCAGCACAAAATACCCGACCTTGTCGGCGACCTTCGAGCGGGCCGGGTCCTCGGCCGCCGGGCCGGTATCGCCCCAGTCCAAGGTCAGGGCGGCCTGACCGTCGATAAAGGCTTGGCGGCTCTCGACAATGCCAAAAGACCGCGCCTCGGGCGGGCAGAATGCCAAAACCGCCACATAGTCCTCAATGGCCCGCACCCAGCCCGGATTGTTGACTTGAGGCACCATGGTGTCGGGATCGAAGAACTGCGCCCCGGAGACCCCGGGGGCGTTGGTATAGGCAGCAGCGCGGGCAAAGGCGGTCCAGAACTGTTGCTTACCCCGGGCAAAGGCCTCGGCCGCGCCAAACAGCGGCCGCCCGTCCGGCCCCGGTCGTCCGGTAAAGAACTCGGCGATATCGCGATACTGGTCCCAGGTGGCCGGAGGCAACAGATCGTAGCCATAGCGCGCCAAGAAGCCGGCCCGGCTGACCGGATCCTCGAACAAATCGCGACGGTAGTATCCGCTAAAGAGATCGCCATCGACGGTAATCGACACCCAATGATCGTTCCACTTCATCAAGCGGTCGCGAAAAATGGGGTGGATATCGTCAAACGACTCATCCTCCGCCACCCAAGGCGGCAGTTCGCGCAGGTAGGGAGCAAAGTCCCCGGCCCAGGCGGGCGCGTAAAAAATCACATCAAAGGGCGGCGCCTCGCCCTTGAGGCTGGCCAACACGCTTTCATACAACGCCCCAAAGGGAATGCGCTTGACATCCACCCCGGCCTGACGCTTGGCCGCCCAGGTAGCCCCATGAACCTCGGCGGGGCGACCGATGGCCGAGGCATCTTGCACCGCCACCCGCAAGGTGAAAGACTCGGCCGCTTCTCCCACCCTGGCCTCCAGTCCCCCCACTAAGAGGGCGATCCACAGGAGGAAGACCGTCGTATGCCGTCCCATTGCGTCCTCGCCCGTTCAGTCTTTGCCCATTCAGTCTTTGAATGACCGCCCTGATGCGGTTGCGGATTCATTGGGGTGGAACAAGACCTGGACCATCGGGTATAACCCGCTCTCAGGTCCCGGGCAACCGAAATGGACGCCGTCTTGCGGAGACCGAAGACCATAAAGACGCAAACGCGCCGACGGATCGGCGGGGAGGCAGCACATCATGGCAGGCATGGGAAGAACGGCGGGTCTTGTGCTTCTGGCCCTGGGGCTGCTCCCGGGAAGCGGCGCGGCCCAAGAACCCCCGGCGACCAAGGGGCCGGTCATCGGCTTTTCCCAGGCGACGACCCTGGAACCCTGGCGGATCTTGTTCAACGAGGAACTTCGGGCCGAGGCCGCCAAACATCCCGAGGTCACCGTCTTGATCGCCGACGCCAACGACAGCGTGGACAAGCAGGTGGCGGACATGGAGGGCTTCATCCAGCGCAAGGTGAATGCCATCTTGATCACCCCCAAGGAGTCAGCCCAACTCACCCCGGTGGTGATCAAGGCCGCCGACGCGGGCATTCCGGTCTTCGTGCTCGACCGCAACGTGGAGACGGACCGCATCACCCAATTCATCGGCGGCGACAACCGGGCCATCGGCGCCGCCGCCGGGACGTACGCGGTCAAGCTGCTGGGCGGCCCCGGTAAGGCTCAAGGCACGGTGTTCGAGGTGTGGGGGGGCATGAAGACCAAGCCCAGCCGCGACCGTCACGACGGTTTTTACGATGTGGTCTCGCGCGAACCCGGCATCCGCTTCGCTGGCACCCCCGTGGACTGCGACTGGAAGCAGCATCTGGCCTACGAGGCCATGGTCCAGGTCCTGGAAAAAGAGCCGAAGATCGACCTCGTCTATGCCCATAACGATCCCATGGCCTATGGCGCCTATCTGGCGGCGCGCGACGAGGGCCGGGCCCAGGGCATCGCCTTTCTTGGCATCGACGGCATTCCCAGCGAGGGGGTGCGCTGGGTGCGCGACGGCGTGTTGTCGGCCACCTTCCTCTACAAAACCCCGGGCGACGAGGGCCTGCGCCAAGCCTTGCGCCATCTCGCAGGCCAACCGATTGAAAAGACCATTACCCTGCCCACCCAGGTCATCGACAAGGCCAAGGCCGAGGAAATCCTGGCGGGGCGGCGCGATTTGCCCTAGGAGCGGAGGACAGGCAGATCCCTCGAAGAGAGAAGGCCGGGGAGGCAGGCCCCCCTCAGCCCCCTCCTTCCCTTGACGCCAGGAGATCCATGGGACGTTTCAACTCCAGAACCTGGGCGGCCCTCGCGATCACCGGCACGGCAACCTTGTCGGTGCTGGCCACCATCATCGCGGTGGCCACCTTCAACAACCTGGGCAACGCGGTCCAAGTGACCACGGGGCAGACCATCCCCGCCCTTGGCGCCGCCTTGAGGTTGCAAGAAACCAGCGCCACCTTGGGGGCCTCCGCCCCCCTGCTGGTGGCCTCGTCAACCCGCGAGGACCTGGAGCGCGAAGCCCGGCGCATGGGCGACGAACTGGCGGCGGGCATCGCCGAGCTTGACCCGTTGCGCGAGATCGGCCGCGATCACGCCGCCAACGCCATCGAGGCCTTGGGCAACGAGCTAACCCGCTCCCTCAAGGCCATGGAGCGCGCCACCCACGAGAGCGTGGCGCTCGCCGATAGCCGCCGCGCCTTGCTGCGCGGCATCGCCGAGGCCCAGGAACAATTGCTGCAAACCGTGGGCCCCATGGTCTATGGCGCCCGGGCCCAGCTTGATCTGCTGGCCCGCCGGGCGGTGCGCACCAACGCCCGGGCCACACGCACCACCGTGGAGGAAAGCGCGGCCCGCCTGGGCGTGGTGGTGGAAATCCAGTCCCTGGCGCGCCACCCGCCCGAGAGCCCCGAAGCCGTCCGCGAGGCCCTGACTCGGGCCCTCGCCGTGCTGGGCCCCGACCCCGCGCTGGAAGCCTTGACCCAGCCCGAGCGCGCCCGCCACGACCCCGTGTGGCGGACCGACCTCCTGGCCTGGAGCGATACCGCCTTGCGCGCCGAGGTTGGGCGCATGACCGAGCTTCATGCCTCGCTGACCGGGGCGGTGGACGACGTGGTCACCCGCCTGATGGCCGGGGCGGTCAATGACTTGGGCTATATCGTCGATATCAAGGCCGAGGGGAACCTCATTGTCGGGGTGCTCAACGCCGCGACCAATGCGGAGTCGGAAAGCGCCGTGCACTCCTTGCAGGCCCGCTACAATCAATCGTTGGGCGTGCTCTCCGACGCCGCCCAGATCTTCGAGCGCAGCGATCTCGCCCAACGCAACCCGGTTCTGGTCGAAAGCCTGTTCAAGACCCGCGACGCCCTGAGCCGGTTAGGCCAGGGGGCGGGGAGCGTTTTTGACCTGCGCCGACGGGAAATCAACACGGCCGAGCGGATCCAGGGCCTTCTGGCCGACAACCGCCAGACCATCCAGCGCCTGACCCGGGTGGTCCAGGATCTGGTGGCCTCCATGGAAACCGAGGTGCGACAACGCAGCCAGGAGCTTTCCCAATCGGCCCTCTCCAGCAAGGCGTTTTTAGTCTTGTTGTGCACCGGGACCTTGATCTTGGCGGCGGGGATTGCCGTGCTGACCCTGCGCGAGCTTGAGCGCAACGAGCGCGCCTTGCGCGACGCCCGCGACGCCGCCGAAGTGGCCAACGACGCCAAGTCCGACTTCCTGGCCACCATGAGCCACGAAATTCGCACCCCCATGAACGGCGTCATCGGCATGGCCGGGCTTTTGCTTGATACTCCCCTAGACAGCGAGCAGCGCCGCTATGCCCAGGCGATCAGCGACTCCGGCGAGGCCTTGCTCAGTATCATCAACGACATCTTGGATTTCTCCAAAATGGAGGCCTTCCGGCTCACCTTGGAGCCCGGCGAGTTCGAGATGACGGCCCTGGTTGACTCGGTGGTAGAGATTCTCTCGCCGCGCGCCGCCACCAAGGGCCTGGAAATCGCCCAGGCCATCGCCCCCGAGGCCCGGGGCTGGTTCCTGGGCGATGCCGGCCGTCTGCGCCAGATTCTCCTCAATCTTGCGGGAAACGCCGTCAAGTTCACCGAGCAGGGCTGGATTTCGGTGGAGGTTGGGGTCTCGGGACCGAGGACGGCGCCTTTGGTGCGCTTCGACGTCACCGACACGGGGGTTGGGATTCCCGAAGAGGCTTTGCCACGCCTGTTCACCCGCTTTTCCCAGGTGGACAGCTCGGCCCGGCGCCGGTTTGGCGGCAGCGGCCTGGGCCTTGCCATTTCCCGACGCCTCGTTGAGTTGATGGGAGGAACGATCGGGGTGCGCAGTACCGTGGGTCAGGGGTCCACGTTCTGGGTCGAGGTCCCCTTGCGCCCCGTCACCGAGCGGGCCGATCCCGATGCCGAAGCCTTTGCCCTGTTGCGCCGCAAAAGATTCTTGATTGTTGACGACCTCCCCATCAACCGAAGCCTGCTTACCAAGCAGTTGGAGGCCTATGGGATTACCGCCGATACCGCCGCCAGCGGTCCCGAGGCCCTGCACCGCCTCAAGGAAGCCCACGCGGTTGGCCAGCCCTTCGATATCGTCCTGCTCGACCAGATGATGCCGGGCCTCACCGGCACCGATGTCGCCGCCGCGGTGCAGACCATCCCCGGGTTGGGCAAGGGGTTGGTCATGGTGCTGCTGACCTCCGGCGGGTCACTGCCCCCCGAACACAATGACCCAAGCAGCCTTGGCCTCGCGCTGGTCTGCCTCAAGCCCGTGCGCCTTCAAGTCCTGTTGCGCCAAGTGCTCCGCCTGGAAGAGGGCCCGGGCGGCAGTGACGCGCTCCCCCCCCGGTCGGCCCGGTGCTCGGCCTTCACTTCGGCGACCGGAGCGGGCGCGGGCTCGGCCTTCACTTCGGCGACCGGGCGGCGCGGGCTCGGCCTTCACTTCGGCGACCGGAGCGGGCGCGGGCTCGGCCTTAACCTCGGCAACCGGAGCCGGCGCCGGCTCAGCCTTCACTTCGGCCGGCTTGGCTTGCAGCGCCGGGTGGACCACAGCCCCGTCACGGGTCACGCAGGTGCCAGAGACCGTCTCGTCCTCGAGCTTCAGCGCCAGGGTCTTGGCGGCCTTGTCCACCTGCGGCGTGATAAAGTTGAGCAGGTTCTTCGCAAACAGCGGGCTGGCATCGGTGGCCAGACGGCCGGCCACGTTGGTGTGGCCCACGATCTTGACCCGGTTGTGCACCACGATCTCATCAGGACGCGACAGCGGGCAGTTGCCGCCGGCCTCGACCGCGAGGTCCACGATCACGCTGCCCGGCTTCATCTGGTTGACCATCTCCTCGGTGATCAGCACCGGGGCGGGACGGCCAGGGATGAGGGCGGTGGTGATGGCGATATCGGTGCGCACGAGTTCCTTCAGCACGGCGGCGGCCTGCTTCTTCTTGAACTCGTCGTCCATTTCCTTGGCGTAGCCGCCAGACGTCTCGGCCTTTTTCATGGCCTCGTCGTCTACGGTGATGAACTTGCCGCCCAGGCTTTCCACCTGCTCCTTGGTGGCCGGGCGCACGTCGGTCGCCATGACAATGGCGCCCAGACGCTTGGCCGTGGCAATGGCCTGCAAGCCCGCCACGCCGGCGCCAAACACCAAGACACGTGCCGGCGGCACGGTGCCGGCGGCGGTCATCATCATGGGGAAGGCGCGGCCGAACTCGTAAGCGCCATCGATCACCGAGCGATAGCCCGCGAGGTTCGACTGGCTCGAGAGAATGTCCATGGACTGAGCGCGGCTGATGCGCGGCATCAGTTCCATGGCAAAGGCGGTGATCTTGCGCCGGGCCAGGGCCGCCACCAGGGCCGGGCTGGTCAGGGCCGACAGATGGGCCAACAGGAGGGTTCCCTCCTTCAGGAGGGCGACTTCGTCGAAGCCCTCCTCGGCCAGCATGGGCGCGCGGATCTTCCAGACCATGTCGGCCTGGGCGAAGGCTTCCTGGGCGCTGTCGGCGATGGTGGCCCCGGCATCAACCAGCGCCGCGTCGGTGATTGAGGAGCCAAGACCGGCTCCCTTTTCAACAATCACCGAGAAGCCCAGGCCGACGAGCTTTTTGGCCACCTCGGGGGAGATGGCGACGCGATCCTCGCCGGGGCGTCGCTCCTTCGGAATGGCGATCTTCATCAAGTCACCCTTGGATTGAACGTGAAACTGCGGGCGGTAACCATAGTGTCGTGGCCCCAGGGGGGGGACCATGCCCGTTCAACCGCGCCGAGACAAGGCCGCTCGACGCGGGGGGCCTCACTTTCGCCGGATTGACGCCGCCGGATCCATGGATCCGCCCTCGTCCTCCCCACGCTTTGCCATGATCGTTGGACCGCCCGACTCCCTTGACACCTTGTTGATCCTTGTCGCGGATTTCCCTGGGTCGCTGCAAGCAAATAGGACACCGGGGACAAGAAGAACGTCCCGGGAGGGAAAGAGCAGGCTGGGGAGGCGAGGCCTCCCCAGACCCCTCCGATCCTGGGGCATCCCTCACGGTGAAGGGCCAGCAGGACCGTGGTGTCGGAGGCCCCGCCTCCCCAGCCTGCTCTTCCCCCCGTCTTTCCCCCGATTGCCCTAGGGATTTGCTGTTTGCGCCGGGGCCGGCTCGGAGTATGGTCCTGCCGCCTTCCGGCGCGTCGCGCGGTTCAAGAGCGCCGGCCCCGCAGGTTTCCCCACGGTGAGAGGCAGGCATGGCCAACGACAGTTCCGGCTCCGGCCAGGAAGCGGCGTCCCGGGCGTTCGAGGCGTCCGGTGATCGCTTTCTGCCCCCCGATCCTTCTTCCACCTCGCGCGAGCGGATCCCTCCGCGCGCTCCCGTGGCCCCGCCCCGTCAGCCCGCCGCCGATGAGGCCGCCGCTTATGACGAGGACAGAACCGGGCCGGGGACCGCGCGGGCCGACACCCTGCCGCCCCTCGATTCCCCCTTCCGCGCTCTTGGGGAGGTGTTCGGGCGCTCCTTGTCCTATGTCCTCACCACGCATCAAGGTTTCGCCACCGGGGTGTTGATCTTGTTCCTGCTGGGGGTCCTGAGTTTGCAGGTGGTCGGCTTGCGGCGCGGCCATTCCTTTGGCGCCGACGAAGCCTGGGGCTTGGTGATTGCGGGCTATGGGGCGCTGGGGGTGGTGCTGGCTTCGGTGGTCGGGCTTATCGTCTTGCACTGGCTGACCGTCTGGCTGGGGGGCACCTTGCGCCCGCGTGCGGCCAAAAAGCCCCGCCGCCACACGCCGATGGGAGAAAAACTCTTTCACGTCATTACCTTTCTCGCCAGCGTGTGGACCGGCTACACCAGTTGCTACGGCTTCCAGATCGTCTTTTTCTCGCCCGACGAGGGTTGGCGCTATTGGGTGGTGCCGGCGTTGGCCGGGGTGATCGGAGCCGGATTCGTCTTTACCTTCTGGACCACGCTCCTCGAACGCATGGAGATGGCCAACCTCTGGCAAAAGACCGTCCTCTTGGGGATCATCGCTCCCATTGGCGCGGCCATCATTTTTGGCATGTCCACGGCCACCAGCGTTCTTGGCGTCGGGGGCGATGCCGCCAACACCTATCATCTGCGCGTCTCAGCCGATGCCTTGCAGCAGTCCCTCAATGAGTTGCGCCAAGCTCGTGTCGGGCAGTATGACCGCTTGGTGCCGATCGCCCGCCAGATGTCCGATCGCTTCGAGCGTCTGGCCGTCCAGGAGGAAACCCACGGCACTTTGACCTCGGCGGCCGGGGCCGGCTCGGTGTCGGTGTTCCTGCGCGACTTGTCTCAGGTGGCGGGGGGGATTGCCGATCACATTGAGCAGACTCGCACCGCCGAGACCCAGGAAATCCGCGACATCAACGAGTCCCTGCGCCGCTTACGCGAGGCGCTGGCCGACCGGGGGGATGTGCTGCGCGCCAACTACGAAACCCTGATCCGCGACCTGAACTCCGTGCAAAGCCGCATCGGCAGCGTCGCGGCGACTTCTCCCCTCGACTACTTCTCATTCCAGATCGCCACCATGCGCGACATGCGCCCGCTTTCGGCCGATAGCATCAACCGCGGCTTCGCCGTCAGTCAGCGCGAGGTGGTGACCAATCTGCAAAACGACAAGAACACCTTGCTCGACGAGATTGCCGCCTCGCTGAAGGCCATGGGCGACCAGGGGCAGGTCGTGGTGCCGCCGTTTGCCCCCATGCACGATCTGGAAGCCATTCTCGTGTACTGGAAGCAAATCTGGCTGTCCTGGGCCATCGCCATTGCCACCGACATGGGGCCGTTGCTGTGGATTCTCGTCGCCGCCGTGATGCCCACCGGCTCCTATCTCGTGAAAGCCCACCAGGAAGAGGACCGCGCCGGTTTTCCCTTTCTTGAAGAAGAAGCG is a window of Pararhodospirillum photometricum DSM 122 DNA encoding:
- a CDS encoding HD-GYP domain-containing protein, with protein sequence MRVLLLDDDETNLIIYKSIAQRTGQEIEIVCETDPLVALEACRARMPDLIVLDYLMPGMDGLEFLSRVRRHPEGRDVPIVMITAAGERSVRHQALERGATDFLAKPVDATEMRVRLTNLLALRRSHLRQVDWNHHLAHEVDLATRKISNREHELIIRLTRAAEFRDPETGGHIQRMASYSHLIARHLGLPEGFCDLILRASPMHDVGKLGVPDAILLKPGRLTADEFTVMKNHTTIGHAILSGSESDLIQLGAEIALTHHEKVDGTGYPYGVSGEALSLPGRIVAVADVFDALTNERPYKRAWRLDQARQFLVEGRGSHFDPLCVDAFLAAWDEVLVIKARFVDEALVPDELDLLQTLS
- a CDS encoding beta-ketoacyl-[acyl-carrier-protein] synthase family protein, whose protein sequence is MRRVVVTGMGVVSAIGASVPAFQAALAEARGGIGPIETIGTERLTIRTAAEVKGFVPEERFTSTELTVLDRFSQFAVLAGREAWAMSGLTLTPQTAVRAACIIGSGAGGQLTIEEGFRRLYEEGKHRVPPFTVPRYMSSAAVSQVSMDLGLQGPSFGVSSACATATHAIGLGFHMVRGGLADIAVVGGAEAPISMGCVKSWEALRVVAKDTCRPFCKDRSGMVLGEGAGVFVLETLEAAQARGATILAEVVGFGMSADAGDLLSPSMEGAGRAMQAALDDAGLAPEAVGYINAHGTGTAANDGVETKAIHHVFGEHAKALMVSSTKSFHGHALGASGAIELVATVFALQTGVIPPTLNYTTPDPECDLDYVPNTPRQAVVDVALSNSFAFGGLNAVLALRRF
- the lpxD gene encoding UDP-3-O-(3-hydroxymyristoyl)glucosamine N-acyltransferase; this encodes MKLSALAHLLDGQVHGDGDLDFERPAHPDHAGAGDLAVAMQPELVERLAGSAARVGLVATGAQVPDGVLDAWVSVGRPRYALHHLTTAFAQAPSLAPGLHPTAVVDPSAEIGEDVALGAFVVVGAGARLGRGCRIQSHVSIGAGARLGADCLLYPGVRIGERVVVGDRAILHANVCLGADGFSFVTPEPGTVESAKASGKVAGENQALVRIHSLGAVVVGDDVEIGANTCIDRGTLADTRIGAGTKIDNLVMIGHNVEVGRSCLLCGQVGIAGSAVIGNGVVLAGGVGVADHARIGDFAVIGARSGVSGHVPPKSVWLGYPAVPKEQMVETYMLTRRLKTLFKDVAELKKRGRACPSPT
- a CDS encoding acyl carrier protein, which translates into the protein MSDIENKIYDIIVEKTAVERDRLSRDARLGDLSISSLDFVEIVFAVEETFDIEVPYNANTQDQDFKTLGDIVAAVEALVAARD
- a CDS encoding extracellular solute-binding protein, coding for MGRHTTVFLLWIALLVGGLEARVGEAAESFTLRVAVQDASAIGRPAEVHGATWAAKRQAGVDVKRIPFGALYESVLASLKGEAPPFDVIFYAPAWAGDFAPYLRELPPWVAEDESFDDIHPIFRDRLMKWNDHWVSITVDGDLFSGYYRRDLFEDPVSRAGFLARYGYDLLPPATWDQYRDIAEFFTGRPGPDGRPLFGAAEAFARGKQQFWTAFARAAAYTNAPGVSGAQFFDPDTMVPQVNNPGWVRAIEDYVAVLAFCPPEARSFGIVESRQAFIDGQAALTLDWGDTGPAAEDPARSKVADKVGYFVLPGAAQVWNPRLSQWIDVPRGRRVPYLAFGGWVAAVPRNAPHPEAAWDFILWFSSVANSLEDVLDGGTGINPYRYSHFAEIDAWTRVFSRRAAAEYLGVIKTSLDSPNAALDLRLPGFKEYTDAFEAQMVRVLAGEIAVKPALDAVALAWEGITERYGRASQKALYRASMGLAPE
- a CDS encoding AEC family transporter codes for the protein MTPSLSAIVAVFLVILLGTGLRRLRLIPDTFWAPAEALTYYVTFPALLVANLANASLDGVPWERLAVLEALGVGVGAAVLLACRPWLARRGMEDPGFTSVFQGAIRPNTYIGLAVAAALFGPQGVTLTALCIAVVVPLVNVLAVSCMVRFGRGQRATLRGFLRGLATNPLILGCVVGLALQVTQTRLPPVVGGFLQMLASAALPLGLLAVGAGLSVRALGGALVPLGLSSAVKMLLTPAVVGAAGWALGLEGAVLAVAVLYAALPCSASAYVLARQMGGDAPMMAAIITGQTAAAAVVLPLILAVIAP